GCAGGACGGCGACGTCGTCGGGTTCACACAGGGCATCACCATGCACACCATGGGGACGATGCTGCGGCTGTACGTCCACCCGGACCACCACGGCGAGGGCGTCGGGACGGCGCTGTACGACAGGCTCGAATCGACGTTCCGGGACCACGGCGTCGAGCGGTTCCGGGCGCTCGACCTGGCCTCGAACGACCGGAGCCGGGCGTTCTTCGAGAACCTCGGCTTCGAGCGGGTCGAGACGCGCACGCTCACTATCGGCGGCGAGCCCCACGACGAGGCGGTGTATTCCCGCGAGCTACCGCCCGCCGACGAGTAGCCCGCGGACTGGGGTCGCGGGCCTGGACGTCGGACAGAACGACGCAGCGCCGCTCAGATGCCGCGGACTGTCTCGATGAGTCCGACGGACTCCAGAACCATCCAGCAGACGAACACCACGTACAGGCCCAGCAGCGTGTACGCCTCGCGGTCGGTGAGTTCGAGGTCGGTCCGCGTGAACACGATGAACACGAGCGTCGCAAAGCCCAGAAACCCCATCGTCGGAATCGCCACGAGGAAGTCGATTGTCGCCCGGCCGGCCAGGAGGACGCCGACCGGAATCGCTACCAGGAGGTTGAACGTGTTGCTCCCCAAGACGTTGGTCAGGCTCGTGACGCTGTCGTCGTTTTTCGCCGCCCGGACGCTGACGAAGGCGTCGGGGAGGCTCGTGCCGGCGGCGATGACGGTCAGTCCCCAGAGGAACGTCGGCGTATCGAAGATAGCCCCGAGCGAGAGCGCCCCCTGGACCATCCCCTCGACGCCGACGGTGATGACGACGAGTCCGACCCCGAGCATGCCCCACTCCCGACCCGGACGGACGGTGTGGGTCTCGTCCGCGACGTGGTCGCTCGCGTCCTGCTGGTGCAGGAAGACGTAGATGCCGTAGGTCACGAGCGGGACAACGGCGAGCGCGGGGGTCAGGACGGCCGCCCGGTTCGTCCCGCCCGGAACGTACGTCGCCCCGAGCGCGAACACGATGAAGAGGATGAGGACGCTGATGACGTAGAACTGGGCGTCCTTGTGGACGATGTCGCGCGTCGCCCGTAGCTCCTCGCTCGACAGCGCCGCGAGGGCCGGAATCACGAGCAGATTGAATATCGCGCTCCCGACGATGGCACCGACGCCCAGCGAGAACTCGTCGTGGACGACGGTGCTGATGACGACCGAACTTATCTCCGGGAAGCTCGACCCGACGGCGACGACGATTGCCCCGTGGACCGCTACCGGCAGGCCGTAGTACCGGCTCAGCCGTTCGGCGGCCCGCTCGAAGTACGCGGTCCCCTTCCAGATGACAGCGGTGGCGACGACAATGAGGACGACCGAGCCGAGCAAGCCAACCATTGGGGAGGTATTAGCCACAGGGGTTCAAGGGTGTGTTCAACTGGGGTCACCGCTGGAGGCGGGCAACGAGTCCGTCGCCGGCCCCATCACACTCGACCAGCCCGTCGTCTTCGAGGTCCGACAGCAGCCCGCGGAGCCACGCCCGCCCGTGCTCCCCGTCGGGGACGTAGTCGACGCGCACACGCGGGCCGAGTTCGTCCAGCCGCAGTTCGTCGTACTCCTTCAGCGCCGAGACGACTCGGCCCCGCATCTGCCGGCGGCTCCCCTCGAACTCCGGCTGTGTGGGCACGTCCGGCGCGGTGAAATCGCCGGTCTCGTACGCCCCGCACCACTCGCGCCAGGGACACTCCGCGCCGTCGCAGTCGGGCGTCTTCTCGCAGGCGACCCCGCCCAGTTCCATGATGGCGTTGTTCCAGACCCGGGACCGGCCCTCGGGCATGAGCGCGCTCGCGGCCGCCTCGAACGCCGAGTCGTCGTCGGGCACGCCGAAGGCGCGGTAGAGGACGCGCTTGACGTTCGTGTCGACGACGGCGTTCCCGTTGTTGAACGCGAAGGAGGCGACGGCGTTGGCGGTGTAGGGGCCGACCCCCATCAGGTCGCTGAGGCCGTCCGGGTCGCGGGGCCACTCGCCGCCGTAGTCCTCGACGATTTGCCCCGCGGCCTCGTGGAGATACTTCGCCCGGTTGTTGTACCCCAGCGAGTGGTCGGTCCAGAAGCCCACCACGGCAGAACGGTC
Above is a window of Haloarcula sp. DT43 DNA encoding:
- a CDS encoding GNAT family N-acetyltransferase; translation: MTTIRRAFDADADGIRRVARAAWHDAYDSLDAAVIDETIADWYADPLGSALHGWAGGVPANDLDDIEATLLVAEQDGDVVGFTQGITMHTMGTMLRLYVHPDHHGEGVGTALYDRLESTFRDHGVERFRALDLASNDRSRAFFENLGFERVETRTLTIGGEPHDEAVYSRELPPADE
- a CDS encoding sodium:calcium antiporter, producing the protein MVGLLGSVVLIVVATAVIWKGTAYFERAAERLSRYYGLPVAVHGAIVVAVGSSFPEISSVVISTVVHDEFSLGVGAIVGSAIFNLLVIPALAALSSEELRATRDIVHKDAQFYVISVLILFIVFALGATYVPGGTNRAAVLTPALAVVPLVTYGIYVFLHQQDASDHVADETHTVRPGREWGMLGVGLVVITVGVEGMVQGALSLGAIFDTPTFLWGLTVIAAGTSLPDAFVSVRAAKNDDSVTSLTNVLGSNTFNLLVAIPVGVLLAGRATIDFLVAIPTMGFLGFATLVFIVFTRTDLELTDREAYTLLGLYVVFVCWMVLESVGLIETVRGI
- a CDS encoding A/G-specific adenine glycosylase, translating into MTDQPAATDRPGGVPADPSAVQDALVEWYEADHRSYPWRETTDPYEILVSEVMSQQTQLDRVVDAWEDFLDRWPTAAALAEADRSAVVGFWTDHSLGYNNRAKYLHEAAGQIVEDYGGEWPRDPDGLSDLMGVGPYTANAVASFAFNNGNAVVDTNVKRVLYRAFGVPDDDSAFEAAASALMPEGRSRVWNNAIMELGGVACEKTPDCDGAECPWREWCGAYETGDFTAPDVPTQPEFEGSRRQMRGRVVSALKEYDELRLDELGPRVRVDYVPDGEHGRAWLRGLLSDLEDDGLVECDGAGDGLVARLQR